Proteins found in one Xenopus laevis strain J_2021 chromosome 1L, Xenopus_laevis_v10.1, whole genome shotgun sequence genomic segment:
- the LOC108719243 gene encoding E3 ubiquitin/ISG15 ligase TRIM25 produces MAAADLRAELTCSICLSIYTDPVSLPCGHNFCQCCIERTWYWQKSIEEDPSCPECRRTYRRNPELQRNLRLRNIAEQFLSTDYGTGTSWNRKCSSHHKYLEYYCYEESVCVCVSCCLAGEHRGHRVDLLSEASEKKKEKLRKVVEKLRPERDETEREAQRLQERRREVPEKAAGETERVTALFRDIREQLEALERQVLRDISRQKEKLSLTLTNLIHQLEIKKDELSRKIHHIEELCNMADPLTVLQERESHGAADNEGGRERHDIKVPAVGDLDVDLISETLLTLAAIVTGVKGRIYGQEATDLLLDINTAGNLVSVSGDRKSASGSNTDQCHPQTPERFQSPQVLSTRSFSSGRHYWEVEGSGAGYCRVGVAYPSIERRGVQSWIGDNNKSWCFWRWDNNTYTVTHDSKDTKLPHVPSCRRVRISLDYEAGHLSFYELSEPIRHLHTFTATFTEPLHAAFWVGWDGACARIIS; encoded by the coding sequence ATGGCGGCTGCTGATTTGAGAGCTGAGCTGAcctgctccatctgcctgagcatttatactgatcctgtatccctgccgtgTGGGCACAACTTCTGCCAGTGCTGTATTGAGAGAACATGGTACTGGCAGAAGAGCATAGAGGAAGATCCTTCCTGCCCTGAATGTAGAAGAACTTACAGGAGAAACCCTGAACTGCAAAGGAACCTGAGGCTGAGGAACATAGCAGAGCAATTCCTTTCTACTGACTATGGGACTGGGACCTCTTGGAACAGAAAATGCTCCTCACACCACAAGTACCTGGAGTATTACTGCTATGAggagtctgtctgtgtctgtgtgtcctgctgtctggccGGAGAGCACAGGGGACACAGGGTGGAtctgctgagtgaggcctctgagaagaagaaagagaaactgaggaaagttgtggagaaactgaggccagagagagaTGAGACTGAGAGAGaagcccagagactgcaggagcgcaggagagaagtgccagaaaaagcagccggtgagacagagagagtcactgccctgtttagagacatcagggaacagctggaagccctagagagGCAAGTTCTAAGAGATATCTCAAGGcagaaagagaagctctcactcacactcactaatCTGATCCaccagctggaaataaagaaggacgagctgtccaggaagatccatcacattgaggagctgtgcaacatggcagatccactcactgtcctacaggaacgggaatcacatggagctgcagataatgaggggggcagagagagacatgatataaaggtccctgctgtaggggatctggatgtggatctgatctcagagacattactcacattagctgccattgtgactggggtaaagggaaggatctatgggcaggaggctacagacctgttactggatataaacacggctgggaatcttgtatctgtatcaggggacaggaaatctgcttctgGCTCAAATACAGACCAGTGTCACCCACAaaccccagagagatttcagtCTCCTCAGGTTTTAAGCACCAGGAGTTTctcctcagggcgacattactgggaagtggagggcaGTGGAGCAGGGTACTGcagggtaggggtggcctatcccagtatagagaggagaggggTTCAGTCCTGGATTGGGgataataacaagtcctggtgttttTGGAGATGGGATAATAATACCTATACAGTGACACATGACAGTAAAGACACAAAGTTACCCCATGTCCCTTCCTGCAGGAGAgtcaggatctcattggactatgaggccggacatctgtccttttatgagctgagtgagccaatcagacacttacacaccttcactgccacattcactgagccccttcatgctgcattctgggtagggTGGGATGGTGCCTGTGCGAGAATCATTAGTTAG